A single window of Eisenibacter elegans DSM 3317 DNA harbors:
- a CDS encoding DUF5991 domain-containing protein: MKHTDLIFPAVVGLFCLHLSCQSPSPNDTSTAQLAQLNTSPELLVNNNILGRFSFSESVGESAGGIPINFFHTLQITESAGVLVGSYHIDGYQTMTRLRGQLRPVDGKQWQLIFEDFEEDDLFRSDRFKPKALLCTLRLDGNQLSVSYPKNTPVSRMEGRTVVFERE, from the coding sequence ATGAAACACACAGACCTTATATTCCCTGCTGTTGTGGGCTTGTTCTGCTTGCATCTTTCCTGCCAAAGCCCCTCCCCTAACGATACCTCTACAGCCCAACTAGCCCAGCTCAATACTTCGCCCGAACTGCTTGTGAACAACAATATCTTGGGGCGCTTTAGCTTTAGCGAAAGCGTGGGCGAGAGCGCAGGTGGCATCCCCATCAACTTCTTCCATACACTTCAAATCACAGAATCAGCAGGGGTCTTAGTGGGCTCCTACCACATAGACGGCTACCAGACAATGACCCGACTCCGAGGCCAGCTCCGCCCTGTAGATGGGAAACAATGGCAGTTGATTTTTGAAGATTTTGAAGAAGATGATCTCTTCCGCTCAGATAGATTCAAGCCCAAGGCTTTGCTCTGCACGCTCCGGTTGGATGGCAATCAGCTTTCTGTAAGCTACCCCAAAAACACCCCTGTCTCAAGGATGGAGGGGCGCACTGTGGTCTTTGAGCGCGAATAA
- a CDS encoding C1 family peptidase, with amino-acid sequence MMKSTFVALIFVFYHSTVILAQVTNVRTWESVLILPHTPIKNQAMSGTCWSFATLSWLESEHLRQHPNDRLDLSEMYVARYAYLLKVQRYLEKQGQGFFTAGGQAHDVLRVIERYGLVPEASYTGLVRDQRHHNHRELDTLMWERTCTLLNAKSASLAPTDRHIYEAILDQELGQPPSYFEYAGQQYTPKSFAQNYLGFEPSRYLSLCSQADFPYYQEVVLTDKFNWMDASYYNLPLEAWHAAIDSALARGYTLVWNGDVSASSFDYPRGVAYLSEDLLPVSAQSRQQALLSGSTKIDHLMHIVGKAYGNDGQPYYLIKNSWGRSNARLGYLYMSVPYLLLKTVSVTLNKEAIPEYNVK; translated from the coding sequence ATGATGAAATCAACCTTTGTAGCGCTTATTTTTGTCTTTTATCATAGCACAGTAATCTTGGCACAAGTAACCAATGTACGCACCTGGGAGTCGGTATTGATACTGCCACATACGCCCATCAAAAATCAGGCGATGTCAGGTACTTGTTGGAGCTTTGCCACACTCTCGTGGCTGGAGAGCGAACACCTACGCCAACATCCCAACGACCGGCTTGACTTGTCCGAAATGTATGTGGCGCGATACGCTTACTTGCTCAAGGTTCAGCGCTATCTCGAAAAACAAGGGCAGGGCTTTTTTACTGCTGGCGGCCAAGCCCACGATGTCCTTAGGGTGATTGAGCGCTATGGCCTTGTGCCCGAGGCCAGTTATACCGGCCTAGTGCGCGACCAGCGCCACCATAACCACCGCGAGCTTGATACCCTTATGTGGGAGCGCACCTGTACACTGCTCAACGCCAAAAGTGCAAGCCTTGCGCCCACCGACCGACACATATACGAAGCCATCCTAGACCAAGAACTGGGGCAGCCCCCCAGCTATTTTGAGTATGCTGGGCAGCAATATACTCCCAAAAGCTTTGCCCAAAACTACCTTGGCTTTGAGCCCTCGCGCTACCTTAGCCTATGCTCTCAGGCTGATTTCCCTTATTATCAGGAAGTTGTATTGACAGACAAGTTTAACTGGATGGACGCAAGCTATTACAACCTCCCCCTAGAAGCTTGGCACGCAGCCATAGACAGCGCTCTTGCCCGGGGGTATACGCTGGTCTGGAATGGCGATGTAAGTGCCTCAAGTTTTGATTACCCACGTGGGGTTGCTTACCTCAGCGAAGACTTGCTGCCTGTCAGTGCTCAAAGCCGCCAACAAGCCCTGCTCAGCGGTAGCACAAAGATAGACCACCTGATGCATATCGTGGGCAAAGCCTATGGCAATGATGGGCAGCCTTACTACCTCATCAAAAACTCTTGGGGGCGTAGTAATGCCAGGTTGGGTTATCTCTATATGTCTGTGCCGTATTTACTGCTCAAAACCGTATCCGTTACCCTAAACAAGGAAGCCATCCCTGAATACAACGTGAAATAG
- a CDS encoding bifunctional folylpolyglutamate synthase/dihydrofolate synthase, giving the protein MTYEETLDYLYAQLPAFQRVGAAAYRADLLNIEQLCAALGNPQQGFRSIHIGGTNGKGSTAHMLAAILQAAGYRVGLYTSPHLKDFRERIRLNGQVIGAAAVVDFVAKTQPLVETLKPSFFELTVAMAFEYFAQQAVDVAVIEVGMGGRLDATNVITPDLSLITNISLDHQQFLGDTLPKIAAEKAGIIKKNIPVVLSQTQAETLPVFEAKAQEAQAPLWRADAAYRVEATSAFDSQGRRCFRVWKNELPYYSELWLGLGGNYQTYNLAGVLQALDCLRSVGYQLSEEALQQGLAEVINLTGLKGRWQILSQKPLTICDTAHNEAGLKEVLNALAQIPRQELHIVLGVVADKDLSQVLPLFPKSARYYFCAPAETMRALPAEQLQAQALNYQLKGDCFAGVNEALKAAQLQAHPEDLVFVGGSTFTVAGLNGL; this is encoded by the coding sequence ATGACTTACGAAGAGACTCTCGACTATCTCTACGCACAACTCCCTGCTTTTCAGCGAGTCGGCGCAGCAGCTTATAGGGCTGATTTGCTGAACATCGAGCAGCTCTGCGCTGCTCTAGGCAATCCCCAACAAGGTTTCCGAAGCATACATATAGGCGGAACCAACGGCAAAGGCAGTACGGCGCATATGCTGGCCGCCATACTCCAAGCCGCTGGATACAGGGTAGGCCTCTATACCTCGCCACACCTCAAAGATTTCAGAGAACGTATCCGCCTCAACGGTCAGGTTATCGGTGCGGCAGCCGTAGTGGACTTTGTGGCCAAAACCCAACCTTTGGTCGAAACGCTCAAACCTTCATTCTTTGAACTGACGGTAGCTATGGCATTTGAATACTTTGCCCAACAGGCTGTCGATGTCGCCGTGATAGAGGTAGGAATGGGCGGACGCTTAGATGCTACCAATGTCATCACGCCAGACTTGTCCCTGATTACCAATATCAGCTTGGATCACCAACAGTTTTTGGGGGACACCTTGCCCAAAATAGCCGCTGAAAAAGCGGGGATTATCAAAAAAAATATTCCGGTAGTACTTAGCCAAACACAGGCCGAAACCTTGCCTGTTTTTGAAGCCAAGGCTCAAGAGGCGCAGGCTCCCTTGTGGAGAGCCGATGCGGCTTATCGGGTAGAGGCTACCTCAGCTTTTGACTCCCAAGGAAGGCGTTGCTTTAGGGTCTGGAAAAACGAGTTGCCATACTACTCCGAACTATGGCTGGGGCTAGGGGGAAACTATCAGACATACAACCTCGCAGGAGTCTTGCAAGCCCTAGACTGCCTGCGTAGCGTAGGATACCAATTGTCCGAAGAGGCACTACAACAAGGATTGGCAGAGGTAATCAACCTCACAGGCCTGAAAGGTCGCTGGCAGATACTGTCGCAAAAACCGCTTACTATCTGTGATACAGCACACAACGAAGCCGGACTAAAGGAGGTTTTGAATGCCCTAGCCCAAATCCCACGCCAAGAGCTACACATCGTGCTGGGTGTGGTGGCCGATAAGGACCTCAGCCAAGTATTGCCCTTGTTCCCCAAGAGCGCTCGCTACTATTTCTGTGCGCCTGCCGAAACGATGCGTGCCCTGCCTGCCGAACAGCTACAGGCTCAAGCCTTAAACTACCAACTCAAAGGCGACTGCTTTGCCGGTGTCAACGAAGCGCTCAAGGCCGCACAACTACAGGCTCACCCCGAAGATTTGGTGTTTGTTGGCGGTAGTACTTTTACCGTAGCAGGGTTGAATGGCTTGTGA
- a CDS encoding ExbD/TolR family protein, with the protein MDLGSKSKLETSFGLASMTDIIFLLLIFFMLTSNFVNPTALPVELPKAAQSTTVVPKVSVTVTAKLEYYINQERIKPEQLESKLQEALATVADKKVILNIDKTVPVEYLVQVAALANQLNAKVAIATKLEGSTAGKADISVVE; encoded by the coding sequence ATGGATTTAGGTTCCAAATCAAAACTCGAAACCTCGTTCGGCTTAGCTTCTATGACCGACATTATCTTCTTGTTGCTCATTTTCTTTATGTTGACTTCCAACTTTGTCAACCCTACGGCCCTGCCGGTAGAGCTGCCCAAGGCAGCCCAATCGACTACAGTAGTGCCCAAGGTCAGTGTTACGGTTACGGCCAAGCTGGAATATTATATCAACCAAGAGCGTATCAAACCCGAACAACTAGAGAGCAAGCTCCAAGAGGCCTTGGCTACAGTGGCCGACAAAAAGGTTATCCTCAATATTGACAAGACTGTGCCGGTAGAGTATCTGGTGCAGGTAGCCGCGCTAGCCAATCAGCTCAACGCAAAGGTGGCCATTGCGACCAAACTAGAAGGAAGCACCGCCGGAAAAGCCGATATTTCGGTGGTAGAATAA
- a CDS encoding polysaccharide deacetylase family protein, which translates to MTQSPSNRRHYPFFMSLVGLLIGLLLYLIWVEGRKYVAQSHQKEPLTTAQHTNSSTRIAHIRTVAIGAEAQEQKNQIEALAQAFPDHLLLEGLRISDKRIALTFDEAPDMRYMPEILTILRRYEVRATFFMVGYKMLRDPEMVREAVIDGHQLGNHTFNHPELLPEALEELYQNQVLRSEQVFEDLISIQPRLLRVPYGKITAEQLAFLSQRGYYLIHWSIDTYPWTHPSQPQLNQPLAAQLMSYVHPGAIIRLYTGGEEGEKIVQALPAILEELQREGYQFETVASLVGIPANF; encoded by the coding sequence ATGACACAATCTCCCTCCAATCGCCGCCATTACCCCTTCTTTATGAGCCTAGTAGGCTTGCTTATTGGTCTTCTGCTGTATTTGATTTGGGTAGAAGGGCGCAAGTATGTGGCGCAAAGTCATCAAAAAGAGCCCCTAACGACCGCCCAACACACCAATTCTTCAACACGTATTGCCCATATCCGTACGGTGGCGATAGGCGCGGAGGCGCAAGAGCAAAAAAACCAGATAGAGGCGCTTGCCCAAGCGTTTCCCGATCACTTGCTCTTAGAGGGGCTGCGTATCAGCGACAAACGCATTGCCTTGACCTTCGACGAAGCCCCTGATATGCGCTATATGCCCGAAATACTCACCATCTTGCGGCGATATGAGGTACGTGCTACTTTTTTTATGGTGGGATATAAGATGCTTCGAGACCCCGAGATGGTGAGGGAGGCTGTGATTGACGGCCATCAGTTGGGCAATCATACTTTCAACCATCCTGAACTCCTCCCTGAAGCCCTTGAAGAGTTATACCAAAATCAAGTTTTGCGCTCAGAACAAGTTTTCGAAGACCTTATCAGTATACAGCCCCGGTTGTTGCGTGTGCCCTATGGCAAGATTACAGCCGAGCAGCTGGCTTTTTTGAGCCAAAGAGGTTATTACCTTATCCATTGGTCGATAGATACCTACCCTTGGACTCACCCTTCGCAGCCTCAACTCAACCAACCGCTGGCTGCCCAATTGATGTCTTATGTCCATCCGGGAGCCATTATCCGGCTTTATACCGGCGGCGAAGAAGGTGAGAAAATTGTGCAAGCACTGCCCGCAATCCTTGAAGAACTGCAGCGAGAGGGCTACCAATTCGAGACTGTGGCCTCGTTGGTGGGCATACCCGCTAATTTTTAA